In one window of Ruminococcus hominis DNA:
- a CDS encoding HAMP domain-containing sensor histidine kinase: MKLKTKLVIAFILVMIFPTFVTMAGMHMLAPNKAGEIQQMYLIIVCVTTAVLVWWIYKTVSVPLAKLQEATRNIKEGNLDFEIKPENDDEIGQVCQDFEEMRLRLKANAEEKIEFDRENKELISNISHDLKTPITAIKGYVEGIMDGVADTPEKMDRYIKTIYNKANEMDRLINELTLYSKIDTNRIPYDFTTISAKQYFRDCAEDLAIELESKGAKFEYRNYLEEDAKIIVDPEQMRRVINNIVSNSLKYTDKPQAEIRMKILDVGDFIQVELSDNGKGIATKDLPYIFERFYRADASRNSSKGGSGIGLAIVKKIVEEHGGKIWATSEEGVGTTMYFVVRKYQEVPIE, translated from the coding sequence ATGAAGTTGAAAACGAAACTGGTGATTGCATTTATTCTGGTTATGATATTTCCAACTTTTGTTACAATGGCGGGAATGCATATGCTTGCACCGAACAAGGCAGGGGAAATACAGCAGATGTATTTGATTATCGTCTGCGTTACAACAGCTGTACTTGTCTGGTGGATTTATAAGACGGTTTCCGTGCCATTGGCAAAGTTGCAAGAAGCAACGAGAAATATCAAAGAAGGAAATCTGGATTTTGAGATAAAGCCGGAAAATGATGATGAGATAGGTCAGGTGTGTCAGGATTTTGAGGAAATGCGATTGCGTCTGAAGGCGAATGCAGAAGAAAAAATAGAATTTGACCGTGAGAATAAAGAACTGATCAGTAATATTTCCCATGATCTGAAAACTCCGATCACGGCAATCAAGGGGTATGTAGAAGGAATCATGGATGGTGTTGCAGATACACCGGAAAAGATGGACAGATACATCAAAACCATATACAATAAAGCAAATGAGATGGATCGGTTGATTAACGAACTGACATTATATTCAAAGATTGACACGAATCGTATTCCTTATGATTTTACAACAATTTCTGCAAAACAGTATTTCAGAGACTGTGCAGAGGATCTTGCAATTGAGCTGGAATCAAAAGGTGCAAAATTTGAATATCGTAATTATCTTGAAGAGGATGCTAAGATCATAGTAGACCCGGAACAGATGCGAAGAGTGATCAACAATATTGTTTCCAATTCATTAAAATATACAGACAAGCCACAGGCAGAAATAAGGATGAAAATTTTGGATGTGGGAGATTTCATCCAGGTAGAATTAAGTGATAATGGAAAGGGAATTGCTACGAAGGATCTGCCATACATATTTGAACGATTTTATCGTGCAGATGCGTCAAGAAATTCTTCCAAAGGCGGAAGCGGAATCGGGCTTGCGATCGTGAAGAAGATTGTAGAAGAACATGGCGGTAAAATATGGGCGACCAGCGAAGAAGGCGTAGGAACAACAATGTATTTTGTTGTCAGAAAATATCAGGAGGTGCCAATCGAATGA
- a CDS encoding V-type ATP synthase subunit E: MSGLDKMKSQILEDANAQAEEKIAQANAQAEEIQARVKAEVEEAQQRMDQKTKTAVKNYHERIASSCDMKRKTAILKAKQEMISEVLQKAYEKVMNLSDADYFELLTNLLKTYVQSGDGEIYFSEKDKQRIPASFVEETEKIVASKGGKLTFASETKQIDGGFILVYGGIEENCTIRAIFESKRDEWSDLVQKVMFV, encoded by the coding sequence ATGAGTGGATTAGACAAGATGAAAAGTCAGATCCTGGAAGATGCAAACGCACAAGCCGAAGAGAAAATCGCACAAGCAAATGCACAGGCAGAGGAAATACAGGCAAGAGTAAAAGCGGAAGTAGAAGAAGCACAGCAGCGAATGGATCAGAAAACAAAAACTGCAGTGAAGAATTATCATGAACGCATTGCCTCCTCTTGTGACATGAAGAGAAAGACGGCCATTTTGAAGGCAAAACAGGAAATGATCTCCGAAGTGCTTCAAAAGGCATATGAAAAAGTAATGAATCTTTCAGATGCAGATTATTTCGAATTACTTACAAATCTGTTGAAGACATATGTGCAGTCAGGTGATGGTGAGATTTATTTTTCTGAAAAAGATAAGCAGAGAATTCCGGCTTCGTTTGTAGAAGAAACAGAGAAAATCGTAGCATCGAAAGGCGGAAAGCTGACATTTGCTTCGGAAACAAAACAGATTGATGGCGGTTTTATTCTGGTATACGGAGGGATTGAAGAGAACTGTACCATACGGGCAATCTTTGAATCCAAACGTGATGAATGGTCTGACTTGGTGCAAAAAGTAATGTTTGTATAA
- a CDS encoding V-type ATP synthase subunit B, which yields MPKEYRTIQEVAGPLMLVRDVENVTYDELGEIELASGEVRRCKVLEINGSDALVQLFDSATGINLSNSKVRFLGRSMELGVSEDMLGRVFDGMGRPIDEGPEILPEARMDINGLPMNPAARSYPEEFIQTGVSAIDGLNTLVRGQKLPIFSASGLPHANLAAQIARQAKVRGKDDKFAVVFAAMGITFEESNFFIESFKETGAIDRTVLFVNLANDPAIERISTPRVALTAAEYLAFEKDMHVLVILTDITNYADALREVSAARKEVPGRRGYPGYMYTDLASLYERAGRQNGKKGSITMIPILTMPEDDKTHPIPDLTGYITEGQIILSRDLYRRGVTPPIDVLPSLSRLKDKGIGEGKTRADHANTMNQLFAAYARGKDAKELMVILGEAALTEIDLLYAKFADAFEKEYVSQGYNTDRSIEETLEIGWKLLSMLPRTELKRIDDKYLDEYYGK from the coding sequence ATGCCAAAAGAGTATAGAACCATACAGGAAGTAGCCGGACCACTGATGCTGGTGCGCGATGTGGAAAATGTTACTTATGACGAGCTGGGCGAGATTGAGCTGGCAAGTGGGGAAGTAAGACGTTGTAAAGTATTGGAAATTAATGGAAGTGATGCTCTGGTGCAGTTATTTGACAGTGCAACAGGTATCAACTTATCGAACAGTAAAGTGCGTTTTCTTGGAAGAAGCATGGAACTGGGTGTTTCAGAAGATATGCTTGGACGAGTTTTTGACGGTATGGGACGTCCGATTGATGAAGGACCGGAGATACTTCCGGAAGCTCGTATGGACATCAACGGACTGCCAATGAATCCGGCAGCAAGAAGTTATCCGGAAGAATTTATCCAGACAGGAGTATCAGCTATCGATGGATTGAATACACTTGTACGTGGACAGAAGTTACCAATCTTCTCAGCATCGGGTCTGCCACATGCAAATCTTGCAGCACAGATCGCAAGACAGGCAAAGGTTCGAGGAAAAGATGATAAATTCGCCGTTGTATTTGCGGCAATGGGTATTACATTCGAAGAGTCAAACTTCTTTATTGAAAGTTTTAAAGAGACAGGTGCAATAGACCGTACAGTTTTATTCGTCAATCTTGCAAATGACCCTGCAATTGAGCGTATATCTACACCTCGAGTTGCACTGACGGCAGCAGAGTATCTTGCATTTGAAAAAGATATGCACGTACTTGTAATTTTGACAGATATTACAAACTATGCGGATGCACTTCGAGAGGTATCAGCAGCCCGTAAAGAGGTTCCGGGACGTCGAGGATATCCGGGATATATGTACACAGACCTTGCTTCTTTGTATGAAAGAGCGGGACGTCAGAATGGTAAAAAAGGAAGTATCACAATGATTCCAATCCTGACAATGCCGGAAGATGATAAGACACATCCAATCCCTGACCTGACAGGATATATTACAGAAGGGCAGATTATTTTAAGTCGTGATCTGTATCGAAGAGGTGTAACACCACCGATAGATGTACTTCCATCATTGTCTCGTCTGAAGGACAAAGGTATCGGCGAAGGTAAGACACGTGCGGATCATGCCAATACAATGAACCAGCTGTTTGCGGCATATGCACGTGGTAAAGATGCGAAAGAGCTGATGGTAATCCTTGGTGAAGCAGCGTTGACAGAGATTGATTTGTTGTATGCGAAGTTTGCAGATGCATTTGAAAAAGAATATGTATCACAGGGATACAATACAGATCGAAGTATTGAAGAGACTTTGGAAATTGGATGGAAACTACTTTCCATGCTTCCAAGAACAGAGTTGAAACGTATCGATGACAAATATCTCGATGAATATTACGGAAAGTAA
- a CDS encoding shikimate kinase: MKKKNIIFIGMPAVGKSTVGVVVAKRLGKQFIDTDLLIQEQEKKLLREIIAEVGEDGFLKIENQVNRDVDVENAVISPGGSIVYCEEAMQHYKEIGTIVYLQASYQTIKQRIRNPKKRGVVLREGQTLKDLYDERCVLFEKYADIIVNEDQCEIGDTIENVLEELSRL, encoded by the coding sequence ATGAAAAAAAAGAATATTATATTTATAGGAATGCCTGCTGTTGGAAAAAGTACGGTAGGGGTTGTGGTTGCCAAGCGACTGGGTAAACAGTTTATTGATACAGATTTGTTGATACAGGAACAGGAAAAAAAGCTGCTTCGTGAGATTATCGCAGAAGTCGGCGAGGATGGATTTTTGAAGATTGAAAATCAGGTAAACAGAGACGTAGATGTAGAGAATGCTGTAATCTCTCCGGGAGGAAGTATTGTGTATTGCGAGGAGGCGATGCAGCATTATAAAGAAATCGGAACAATTGTATATTTACAGGCATCTTATCAAACAATAAAACAAAGAATCCGTAATCCGAAGAAGCGAGGGGTCGTGCTCAGAGAAGGACAGACATTAAAGGATCTTTATGATGAGAGATGCGTTTTGTTTGAAAAATATGCAGATATCATTGTTAATGAAGACCAGTGTGAGATAGGGGATACGATTGAGAATGTACTGGAAGAACTCTCCAGATTATAA
- a CDS encoding V-type ATP synthase subunit A, with the protein MSTGVIKKVAGPLVIASGMRDANMFDVVRVSEQRLIGEIIEMHGDEASIQVYEETSGLGPGEPVESMEVPMSVELGPGLITSIYDGIQRPLDDIMKVSGNNLKRGVEVPSLKRNLKWEFVPTAKVGDEVEAGDVIGTVQETIVVQQKIMVPYGIKGTIKEIKAGEFTVEETVAVVETAEGDKELTLMQKWPVRKGRPYKKKLSPDMPLVTGQRVIDTFFPLAKGGVAAVPGPFGSGKTVIQHQLAKWAEADIVVYIGCGERGNEMTDVLNEFPELKDPKTGQSLMQRTVLIANTSDMPVAAREASIYTGITIAEYFRDMGYSVALMADSTSRWAEALREMSGRLEEMPGEEGYPAYLGSRLAQFYERAGHVISLGKEEREGALSVIGAVSPPGGDISEPVSQATLRIVKVFWGLDSALAYKRHFPAINWLNSYSLYLDNMEKWFNEKVEPDWMAKRQEMMTLLQEEAELDEIVKMVGMDALSASDRLKMEAARSIREDFLHQNSFHEVDTYTSLDKQYMMMDLVLAYYDQSVEALEKGAKLQNLINLPVREQIGRFKYVTEDEIQKEYEKVKEELHIEIANALGKEDF; encoded by the coding sequence ATGAGTACAGGCGTAATAAAGAAAGTCGCAGGCCCACTTGTTATTGCTTCGGGAATGCGAGATGCGAACATGTTTGACGTCGTTCGTGTTAGTGAACAAAGACTGATTGGCGAAATCATAGAGATGCACGGAGACGAGGCATCTATTCAGGTATACGAAGAGACATCAGGACTTGGACCGGGAGAACCGGTAGAATCCATGGAAGTGCCGATGTCTGTTGAATTGGGACCTGGATTGATTACCAGCATATATGATGGAATTCAGCGCCCGCTGGATGACATTATGAAAGTATCCGGAAATAACTTAAAACGTGGTGTAGAGGTTCCATCTCTGAAGAGAAATTTGAAATGGGAATTTGTACCTACTGCAAAAGTTGGAGATGAAGTAGAAGCCGGAGATGTGATCGGAACAGTGCAGGAGACGATCGTCGTACAGCAGAAGATCATGGTTCCATATGGAATCAAGGGAACCATAAAAGAAATAAAGGCCGGAGAATTTACGGTGGAAGAAACAGTGGCTGTTGTAGAGACTGCAGAAGGTGACAAGGAATTGACACTGATGCAGAAATGGCCAGTCCGTAAGGGACGTCCATATAAAAAGAAATTATCTCCGGATATGCCACTGGTAACAGGACAGCGTGTTATTGATACATTTTTCCCACTTGCAAAAGGTGGAGTTGCTGCCGTACCGGGGCCATTTGGAAGTGGTAAAACAGTAATCCAGCATCAGCTTGCAAAATGGGCGGAAGCAGATATCGTTGTTTACATCGGATGTGGAGAGCGTGGCAATGAGATGACGGACGTTCTGAATGAATTTCCGGAACTGAAAGATCCAAAGACAGGACAGTCTTTGATGCAGAGAACCGTTCTGATCGCAAATACATCAGACATGCCGGTTGCAGCACGTGAAGCATCTATTTATACAGGAATTACAATTGCGGAATATTTCCGAGATATGGGATATTCAGTTGCGTTAATGGCAGATTCAACATCACGTTGGGCAGAGGCACTTCGTGAAATGTCAGGACGTCTGGAAGAGATGCCTGGTGAGGAAGGATACCCGGCTTATCTGGGGAGCCGTCTTGCACAGTTCTATGAAAGAGCAGGTCATGTGATTTCATTAGGTAAGGAAGAAAGAGAAGGAGCATTGTCTGTAATCGGTGCAGTATCACCTCCGGGTGGAGATATTTCAGAACCGGTATCACAGGCTACACTTCGAATCGTAAAAGTATTCTGGGGATTGGACTCAGCACTTGCTTATAAGAGACATTTCCCGGCAATCAACTGGCTAAACAGTTATTCGTTGTATCTTGATAATATGGAAAAATGGTTCAATGAAAAAGTTGAGCCGGACTGGATGGCAAAACGTCAGGAAATGATGACTCTGCTTCAGGAAGAAGCGGAATTAGACGAAATCGTAAAAATGGTTGGTATGGATGCCTTATCAGCAAGCGACCGTCTGAAGATGGAAGCTGCACGTTCTATCCGAGAAGATTTCCTGCATCAGAACTCTTTCCATGAAGTAGATACTTATACTTCTTTGGATAAGCAGTATATGATGATGGATCTTGTCCTCGCATATTATGATCAGTCTGTAGAAGCCTTAGAAAAGGGTGCAAAATTACAGAACTTGATCAATCTGCCTGTACGTGAACAGATTGGCCGATTCAAATATGTGACTGAAGATGAGATTCAGAAAGAATATGAAAAAGTAAAAGAAGAGTTACACATTGAGATTGCGAATGCATTGGGAAAGGAGGACTTCTAA
- the metK gene encoding methionine adenosyltransferase, producing the protein MEKLLFTSESVTEGHPDKMCDQISDAILDALLEKDPMSRVACETCTTTGLVMVMGEITTNAYVDIQKIVRDTVREIGYTRGKYGFDAETCGVITTLDEQSADIALGVDKALEAKENKMSDDEIEAIGAGDQGMMFGYATDETEEYMPYPIAMAHKLALQLTKVRKDGTLPYLRPDGKTQVTVEYDENGVPRRLDAVVLSTQHDPEATQEQIHADIKKHVFDVIIPEDMIDADTKFFINPTGRFVIGGPHGDSGLTGRKIIVDTYGGMARHGGGAFSGKDCTKVDRSAAYAARYAAKNIVAAGLAKKCEIQLSYAIGVAQPTSIMVDTFGTGKLSDEKLVEIIRENFDMRPAGIIKMLDLRRPIYKQTAAYGHFGRNDLDLPWEKLDKVEDLKKYL; encoded by the coding sequence ATGGAAAAATTATTATTTACATCCGAGTCCGTTACAGAAGGACATCCGGATAAGATGTGTGATCAGATTTCAGATGCAATTTTGGACGCATTATTGGAAAAGGATCCAATGAGCCGTGTGGCATGTGAGACATGTACAACAACAGGTCTTGTTATGGTTATGGGAGAAATTACAACAAATGCCTATGTAGATATCCAGAAAATCGTTCGCGATACAGTTCGTGAGATTGGATATACAAGAGGAAAATACGGATTCGATGCAGAGACATGTGGTGTCATCACAACATTGGATGAGCAGTCTGCGGATATCGCTCTTGGAGTAGATAAGGCATTGGAAGCAAAAGAAAATAAGATGTCTGATGACGAGATCGAAGCAATCGGTGCCGGAGATCAGGGAATGATGTTTGGATATGCAACAGATGAGACAGAAGAATATATGCCATATCCAATCGCAATGGCACATAAACTTGCCCTGCAGCTTACAAAAGTAAGAAAAGATGGAACACTTCCTTACTTAAGACCGGACGGAAAAACACAGGTTACAGTAGAATATGATGAAAATGGTGTTCCAAGACGTCTGGATGCAGTTGTATTGTCAACACAGCATGATCCGGAAGCAACACAGGAACAGATTCATGCAGATATCAAAAAACATGTATTTGACGTGATCATCCCAGAGGATATGATTGATGCAGATACAAAATTCTTCATCAATCCGACAGGACGTTTTGTAATTGGAGGACCTCATGGAGACAGCGGTCTGACAGGACGTAAAATCATCGTTGATACTTATGGTGGAATGGCTCGTCATGGCGGTGGTGCATTCTCAGGAAAAGACTGCACAAAGGTAGACCGTTCAGCAGCTTATGCAGCACGTTATGCAGCTAAGAATATTGTGGCAGCAGGACTTGCAAAGAAATGTGAGATTCAGTTATCTTATGCAATCGGTGTAGCACAGCCTACATCCATCATGGTGGATACATTTGGAACAGGTAAATTATCTGATGAAAAATTAGTAGAGATCATTCGCGAGAACTTTGATATGCGTCCGGCAGGAATTATCAAGATGTTAGATCTTCGTCGTCCGATTTACAAGCAGACAGCAGCATATGGTCATTTCGGAAGAAATGATTTAGACCTTCCATGGGAGAAACTGGACAAGGTTGAAGATTTGAAAAAATATTTGTAA
- a CDS encoding V-type ATP synthase subunit K yields the protein MDKLGIVYALLGAALAVLLAGAGSALGVGVAGQAASGVVSEDPSKFAKVLIMQLLPGTQGIYGLLVGFITLSKVGLLGGGIKEVSVATGLLILAACLPIGIVGLISGKSQGKTAAAAIGIVAKKPEQFGKAMLFPAMVETYAILALLISILAVSAIPV from the coding sequence ATGGATAAATTAGGTATTGTATATGCACTTCTTGGAGCAGCATTAGCTGTATTATTGGCAGGAGCAGGTTCTGCTTTAGGTGTTGGAGTAGCAGGTCAGGCAGCATCAGGGGTTGTATCAGAAGACCCAAGTAAATTTGCAAAAGTATTGATTATGCAGCTGCTTCCAGGTACACAGGGAATTTACGGATTGTTGGTTGGATTTATTACACTTTCAAAGGTTGGTTTGCTTGGCGGAGGTATCAAAGAAGTATCTGTGGCAACAGGTCTTTTGATTTTGGCAGCATGTCTTCCAATTGGTATTGTTGGATTGATCTCAGGAAAATCTCAGGGTAAAACAGCTGCAGCAGCAATCGGAATTGTGGCAAAGAAACCGGAACAGTTTGGTAAAGCAATGCTTTTCCCGGCGATGGTTGAGACATATGCAATTTTAGCACTGTTGATTTCTATCCTCGCAGTAAGTGCAATTCCGGTATAA
- a CDS encoding V-type ATP synthase subunit F gives MYKIAVIGDYDSIYGFATLGLSICPVKNREEAKDKLRQLADGKYGVIYITEAVAAQLTDVIEEYQERTFPAIIQIPGVSGNTGAGVEGVKKTVEQAVGSDILFSEE, from the coding sequence ATGTATAAGATTGCAGTAATCGGAGATTATGACAGCATATATGGATTTGCAACACTCGGTCTTAGCATCTGTCCTGTCAAGAACCGGGAAGAAGCAAAAGATAAGCTGCGTCAGCTGGCAGATGGAAAATATGGCGTTATCTATATTACAGAGGCAGTTGCAGCGCAGTTGACAGATGTGATAGAAGAATATCAGGAACGGACATTTCCAGCGATCATACAAATTCCGGGCGTATCAGGAAATACCGGTGCCGGTGTGGAAGGCGTAAAGAAGACGGTGGAACAGGCTGTCGGAAGCGATATTTTGTTCTCAGAAGAATAA
- a CDS encoding V0D/AC39 family V-type ATPase subunit has product MNELEYTYAVARIRALEASLLTDSVIDQLLACKDEAQCLGLLSEKGWGNAETENDVEAILNCEEEKTWQVIQEVSPDLTVFDVMSYPKLYHNLKAAIKEVCTEVTNEKIFYDDCEIPGKEMLSIVENKAFERLPGNMEAAAKEAYETLLQTRDGQLCDVIVDRAALEAITQAGHDAKDEIIRVYAESTVALANIKIAVRCQKTGKSLEFMKRAMAPCESINVEQLAKAALSGADALREYLKETVYADGVEALEESPSAFERWCDNRMIEAIKPQKYNAFSAGPLVAYLLARQNEIKTVRMILTGKQNGFPDEMIRERIREMYV; this is encoded by the coding sequence GTGAATGAATTAGAATATACCTATGCAGTTGCCAGAATACGTGCGTTGGAGGCATCACTGCTTACAGATTCTGTAATCGACCAGCTCCTTGCATGCAAAGATGAAGCACAGTGTCTTGGGCTTTTAAGTGAAAAAGGCTGGGGAAATGCTGAGACAGAAAATGATGTGGAAGCAATTTTAAATTGCGAGGAAGAGAAAACATGGCAGGTTATCCAGGAAGTATCTCCAGATTTAACAGTGTTTGATGTGATGTCTTATCCGAAACTATATCATAACCTAAAAGCAGCGATCAAGGAAGTTTGTACAGAGGTGACAAATGAAAAGATTTTTTATGATGACTGCGAGATTCCGGGAAAGGAAATGCTGTCAATTGTAGAGAATAAAGCGTTTGAACGTCTTCCGGGGAATATGGAGGCGGCTGCAAAAGAGGCTTATGAGACATTGCTTCAGACAAGAGATGGGCAGCTATGTGATGTGATTGTAGATCGTGCAGCGTTGGAGGCTATTACACAGGCAGGGCATGATGCAAAAGATGAGATTATCCGTGTATATGCTGAGTCAACGGTGGCACTTGCAAATATCAAAATTGCAGTGAGATGTCAGAAGACAGGAAAATCGCTGGAGTTTATGAAACGTGCTATGGCTCCGTGTGAGAGCATCAATGTGGAACAGCTGGCAAAAGCAGCATTGTCGGGAGCAGATGCATTGCGAGAATATTTGAAAGAAACAGTTTATGCAGACGGTGTAGAAGCGTTGGAAGAATCGCCATCGGCATTTGAAAGATGGTGTGATAACCGAATGATCGAGGCAATTAAGCCACAGAAATATAATGCCTTTTCTGCAGGACCGCTGGTAGCGTATCTGCTGGCAAGACAAAATGAAATTAAGACGGTGCGGATGATCCTGACAGGAAAACAAAATGGATTTCCAGACGAGATGATCCGGGAAAGGATAAGGGAGATGTATGTATAA
- a CDS encoding V-type ATP synthase subunit D — protein MASTQVNPTRMELTRLKKKRITAVRGHKLLKDKRDELMRQYLDLVRENMEVRKRVEAGILSANKNFVIAKAGMSEAELHTALMAPKQEINLIPSEENVMSVEIPKFEYKTRTADENDIYSYGFAFTSSDLDGAVKSLADILPDMIRLAECEKACQLMAAEIEKTRRRVNALEHVIIPETEKNIKYITMKLDENERSTQIRLMKVKDMMLEEAHGYSKK, from the coding sequence TTGGCATCCACACAGGTAAATCCAACCCGTATGGAACTGACACGTTTGAAAAAGAAACGGATCACTGCAGTGCGAGGTCACAAATTATTGAAAGATAAACGTGATGAACTGATGCGCCAGTATCTTGATCTTGTAAGAGAAAACATGGAAGTTAGAAAACGGGTCGAAGCCGGCATTTTATCAGCGAATAAAAATTTTGTTATTGCCAAGGCTGGAATGTCGGAGGCGGAACTTCACACAGCACTGATGGCACCGAAACAGGAAATTAATTTGATTCCTTCGGAAGAAAATGTCATGAGTGTAGAGATTCCAAAATTTGAATATAAAACAAGAACAGCGGATGAAAATGATATTTATTCATATGGATTTGCATTTACATCCAGTGATTTGGATGGGGCTGTCAAATCTCTTGCAGATATTCTGCCGGATATGATAAGATTAGCAGAATGCGAAAAAGCATGTCAGTTAATGGCGGCAGAGATTGAAAAGACACGAAGACGTGTAAATGCGTTGGAGCATGTAATTATTCCGGAAACAGAGAAAAATATTAAATATATTACGATGAAGCTGGATGAGAACGAGAGAAGTACGCAGATTCGTCTGATGAAAGTAAAAGACATGATGCTCGAAGAAGCACATGGATATTCAAAAAAATAA
- a CDS encoding UDP-N-acetylglucosamine 1-carboxyvinyltransferase: MEQYIIKGGNPLVGEVEIGGAKNAALAILAAAIMTDETVLIDNLPDVNDINVMLEAIEGIGAMVERIDRHTVKINGGTITDFNIDYDYIKKIRASYYLLGAMLGKYKKAEVALPGGCNIGSRPIDQHLKGFRALGADVDIEHGKIVAEADVLKGTHLYFDVVSVGATINVMMTAAMANGMTIMENVAKEPHVVDVANFLNSMGANIRGAGTDVIKIRGVKTLHKTEYSIIPDQIEAGTFMFAAAATKGDVTVTNVIPKHLDATISKLIDIGCEVEELDDAVRVVAKGRLKSTQVKTLPYPGYPTDMQPQIGVVLALASGTSTITESIFENRFKYLDELARMGANIKVEGNSATIEGVEKLSGARVSAPDLRAGAALCIAGLATDGITIVDDIVYIQRGYERFEEKLRSLGGIIERVSSEKEIQKFTLKVS; the protein is encoded by the coding sequence ATGGAGCAATATATTATTAAGGGTGGTAATCCGTTAGTTGGTGAAGTAGAGATTGGCGGAGCAAAGAATGCTGCACTGGCAATACTGGCAGCTGCAATTATGACAGACGAGACTGTATTGATTGACAACCTTCCGGATGTGAACGATATCAATGTGATGTTGGAAGCAATCGAAGGAATCGGTGCGATGGTAGAGCGTATTGATCGTCATACAGTGAAGATTAATGGTGGAACGATCACAGATTTTAATATTGATTATGATTATATTAAAAAGATTCGAGCATCTTACTATTTATTAGGAGCAATGCTTGGAAAATATAAAAAAGCAGAGGTGGCTCTTCCGGGTGGATGTAATATCGGAAGCAGACCAATCGATCAGCATTTGAAAGGATTTAGGGCACTCGGAGCTGATGTTGATATTGAACACGGCAAGATTGTTGCCGAGGCCGATGTACTTAAGGGTACACATCTGTATTTCGATGTTGTCTCTGTAGGAGCAACAATTAATGTCATGATGACAGCAGCGATGGCTAATGGCATGACAATTATGGAAAATGTAGCAAAAGAACCACATGTTGTTGATGTTGCAAACTTCCTGAACAGCATGGGTGCGAATATCCGTGGAGCCGGAACAGATGTGATTAAGATCCGTGGAGTGAAAACGCTTCATAAGACAGAGTATTCCATTATTCCAGACCAGATCGAGGCAGGAACATTTATGTTTGCAGCAGCGGCTACAAAGGGAGATGTAACTGTAACAAATGTAATACCAAAACATTTGGATGCAACAATTTCTAAGCTGATTGATATTGGCTGTGAGGTAGAGGAACTCGATGATGCAGTTCGTGTTGTTGCAAAAGGCAGATTAAAGTCTACACAGGTTAAGACATTGCCATATCCGGGATATCCGACAGATATGCAGCCACAGATTGGTGTAGTATTAGCACTGGCATCAGGAACAAGTACAATCACAGAAAGTATTTTTGAAAACCGTTTTAAATATTTAGATGAGCTTGCAAGAATGGGAGCAAATATCAAAGTAGAGGGTAATTCAGCTACAATCGAAGGTGTAGAGAAGTTATCCGGAGCAAGAGTGAGTGCACCGGATCTTCGTGCAGGAGCGGCACTTTGTATTGCAGGTTTGGCTACAGATGGAATTACAATTGTAGATGATATTGTTTACATTCAGCGTGGATATGAGCGCTTTGAAGAAAAACTCAGAAGCCTGGGTGGAATCATTGAGCGTGTATCGAGCGAAAAAGAAATTCAGAAATTCACATTGAAAGTAAGCTAA